TCGGCGATGAGCTGGGCCATTTCCTTCTTGGTCAGGGCGAACTGTTCGGCCTGGATGGCAATATCGGCCGCGGTGCCGCCCACGCCGGCTGACGGCTGGTGCATGAGGATGCGCGCGTGCGGCAGGGCGAAGCGCTTGCCGGGGGTGCCTGCGGTGAGCAGGAATTGGCCCATGGAGGCGGCCAGGCCCATGCCGTAGGTGGCCACGTCGCACGGGGAGTACTTCATCGTGTCATAAATCGCCATACCCGCGGTCACGGAGCCGCCCGGGGAGTTGATGTACAGCGAGATGTCCCGGGTGGGGTCCTCGGCGGACAGCAGAAGAATCTGGGCGCACAGCTTGTTAGCAATCTCATCGTTGACCTCGCTGCCGAGGAAGATGATGCGCTCGCGCAAGAGGCGCTCAAATACTGAGTCGCTCAAGTTGAGGCCGTTGTGGTCGCTCATAGTTGTATCTCCTTGTGCACGTGTAACCGGACTGGTGTTTCTTCACGGATCGCCTCACCCAGGCTACCCATCGCGGTGCCTAAGGGCCCGCTTTTTCGCTGTCAGCGTAGGGCGCCGAAAAGGCCCAGGCGAATGCGCCCGGGCCTTCCTGTGGCAAGAGGTAATTTTAGTCCTCCGCGGACTCCGTCACGGAGTCGCCGTCAACCTCAATGGTGTCCTCGTTGCCGGCCGCAGTGGGATCTTCCTCCTCGCCGAAGTACTCGGCGGGGTCGACCTTGTTGCCGTCTTCGTCGGTGACGGCAACGCGGCAGATGGCGGCGGCCAGGGCCTTGCCGCGGCGCACGTCAGAGAACAGGTTAGCAATCTGGCCGGACTGGCTGATCTGCTGGACGAACTGGTTGGGGTCCATGCCGTAGGACTGCGCGGTGAACATGATGTGGTCCGTCAGCTCCTGCTGGCTGACCTCGGGGGACTCCTGCTCGGCAAGCGCGTCGAGGAAGAGCTGGGTGCGCACGGCCTCTTCGGCGTTGGAGCGCTGCTCGGCGTCGAACTCCTCGCGGGTGGTGCCCTGGGCTTCCAGCACGGAGTTGAAGGCGGCCTCGTCGTGGGCGATCTGGCCCATGAGCTGGTGCAGCTGGGCGTGGACCTGCTCGTCGACAACGCCTTCGGGCAGCGGGAAGGAGGCGTCGGCCAGCGCCTTCTTCAGTACCTCGTCGCGGATGGCGGTGGCCTGCTCGGCCTTCTTGGACTCCTCGACCTGGGTCTTGGTGGACTCGCGCAGCTCATCAACCGTGTCGAACTCGGAGGCCATCTGCACGAACTCTTCGTCGAGCTCCGGCAGGACGCGCTCCTTGGTCTGCTGAACGTGCACGGCGATGGTGGCTTCCTCGCCCTTGTGCTCGCCGCCCTGGATCTCGGCGACGAACTCGGCGTCCTCGCCGGTCTTCAGGCCCTTGATGGCCTTGTCCAGGCCGTCGATGAGGTCCTTGCTGCCCACCTCGTAGGACAGTCCCTCGGTGGTGGCCTCGTCGATGACCTCGCCGTCGATGGTGGCGGTGAGGTCAATGACGGCGAAGTCGCCCTTCTTGAGCTTGCGCTCGGTGTTCTTCAGCTCGCCGAAGCGGGCGCGCAGCTTGTCAATCTCTGCGTCAACGTCGCCGTCTTCGACCTTGAGGGCCGGCACGGTCACGGCGTAATCAGCAAAGTCGGGGACGGTGATCTCCGGGCGCACGTCCACCTCTGCGGTGAACTCCACGTAGTCCTTGTCCTCGATCTTGGTCACGTCCACCTCGGGCTGGCCCAAGGGGGTGATCTCTTCTTGCTCTAATGCCGCCTGGTAGCGCGAGGGCAGCATGTCATTGACTACCTGCTCCAGGATGGGACCGCGACCGAAGCGGGCGTCGATAAGCTGACGGGGAGCCTTGCCCCTGCGGAAGCCGGGGATGGAGACCTGCTGCGCAATGGCTGCGTAGGCCTGATCGATCTCGCTGCTCAGCTCGTCGAACGGAACGTTGACGGTGAGCTTGACGCGGGTGTCGCTCAGCTTCTCGACGGAACTCTTCACGAGTCACTCTCCTGGATAAATGTGTGGTGAAAATAAGGTACGTCGGGGCGACAGGATTTGAACCTGCGACCCCCTGCTCCCAAAGCAGGTGCGCTACCAAGCTGCGCCACGCCCCGTACGGTGGGCTAGCTTACCGATGCCCCTTTGATCGCGCTGACACCGGGGTACAAAAAGCCCCCCTGGCCGGCTGACCAGGGGGGTTGAACGTGGAGGGAACGACGGGAATCGAACCCGCGTCTTCAGCTTGGAAGGCTGAGGTATTAGCCACTATACGACGTTCCCACGATGGCTGCGGCGCGCCCCGCCTTGGAGAAACGGCAGCGCAACAACCGCGCACCATGCTAGCCCAGCGCCCCGGCAAGCACCAAACTTTGCCCCACCCGGAACCATGCACACGCGCTCCCCGTTGAGTAGGGCAGATACCCGGATGACCCACAGAAAGGCACCATGGACCACTTCTCAACCCTGCTCATCATCGCGCTGGTCGTCGGCGGATTGTTTGTGGTCAACTCCAACCGCAACCGCCAGTCCGGCCAAGCCCGCGCCGCCTCGCTCGCCGACGCCCAGGCAGACGCCCGCCGCTGGATCGACCGGCTAGGAAACCAGGTGCTCACCCTCTCCGGATCCGACACCGCCTCCACACAAGCGCTTGCCGACGCCTCCGAGCGCTACACCGCAGCCTCTGCCGCGATCTCCGACGCCACCACCGTCAAGCAAGCCATGCTGGCCCGCGAATCCGCCCTGGAAGGCATGCACTACGTCCAGGCTGCACGCGAAATCATGGGACTTCCCGACGGCCCCGAACTGCCCCCGCTGGAAGGGCAGCGCCAGGCCGGCCGCGTCACCGAAACCCGCACCATCGAACAAGACGGCCAAACCGTCACCGCCTCACCTACCGCCAGCGCCGAAACCCCCAACTACTACCCCGGCGGACGTATCGCCGGGCGCCCCGTGCCCGCCGGCTGGTACTCCACCCCCTGGTGGGCACCCGCCCTGGCCACCGGCGTGTGGACCGCCGGCTCCATGATGATGTTCTCCGCCCTGTTTAGCGGCATGGCCGGCATCGGCGCCGGCGTGGCCCACGCCGCCGAATACGGCGACACCCCGGACAACTTCGATTCCGGCGATGCAGGCGACATGGGCGACTCGGGCGACATGGGCGATGCCGCTGGTGGCGACTTCGGCGGGGATATGGGCGACTTCGGCGGGGATGCCTTCGGCGATTTCGGTGGCGGGGACTTTGGAGGAGGCGACTTCGGCGGCGGATTCGACTTCGGCGGATTCGACTTCTAGTCGCCCCGCACACCCGCACTGATCGCACCGCGCGCAGGTCAGGGGGCGTCGACAAGCGGGACAGTACCCGGTAGGCGGCGCCTGCGCGCGCGGCCGGGTATGAACGAAGGTATGCGCACTGCAGACCTCATCGAACTCCACGACGGCCACCACATCCCCCAGCTGGGGGTGGGCACCTACAAGATCGACCCCGGCATCACCGAAAGGGTGGTCACCGAGGCGTTCGCCGCTGGCGTGCGCCACGTGGACACCGCCGCCTACTACAACAACGAGACCCAGGTAGGCCACGCCATCGCCCGCTCCGGGGTGCCGCGCGAGGACATCTTTGTCACCACCAAACTCTGGAACGACCGCCACGGCGACCCCGCCGACGCGCTGCGCGAATCCCTAGACAAGCTGGGGCTTGAGCGCGTCAACCTCTACCTCATCCACTGGCCCTGCCCCGAGCAAGGCCGCTACCTCGACGCCTGGGAAAAGCTCATCGAGCTGCGCGAGGCCGGACTGACCGACTCCATCGGCGTATCCAACTTCGAGCCCGACCACCTCCAGCGCATCATCGACGCCACCGGCCAGACCCCCGTGGTCAACCAAATCGAGCTCAACCCCCTGCGCCAGCGCCGCGAACTCGTCGCCGACTGCCGCGCCCGCGGCATCGCCATCGAAGCCTGGGCCCCACTCGGGCAGGGCAGCCACACGCTTATCGACGCCCCCGCCGTCACCGCAGCAGCCCACGCTCACCGCGTCTCAGCCGCGCAGGTGCTCATCCGCTGGCACCTCCAGCACGGCAACATCATCTTCCCCGGCTCCAGCAACGGCCAGCATCTCAAAGACAACGCCAACGTCTTCGGTTTTGCGCTGTCAGACAAGGAAATGGCGGCCCTGGATGCCCTGGACGGGCAGGCCGCCTAAACCCCCGATCCGCCCCGTCCCGTGTTTACGCCTCCGCCTCCGGGCGGCTGACGGACGGGGCGATTCCGGTG
Above is a genomic segment from Corynebacterium uberis containing:
- a CDS encoding DUF1542 domain-containing protein: MDHFSTLLIIALVVGGLFVVNSNRNRQSGQARAASLADAQADARRWIDRLGNQVLTLSGSDTASTQALADASERYTAASAAISDATTVKQAMLARESALEGMHYVQAAREIMGLPDGPELPPLEGQRQAGRVTETRTIEQDGQTVTASPTASAETPNYYPGGRIAGRPVPAGWYSTPWWAPALATGVWTAGSMMMFSALFSGMAGIGAGVAHAAEYGDTPDNFDSGDAGDMGDSGDMGDAAGGDFGGDMGDFGGDAFGDFGGGDFGGGDFGGGFDFGGFDF
- the tig gene encoding trigger factor, with amino-acid sequence MKSSVEKLSDTRVKLTVNVPFDELSSEIDQAYAAIAQQVSIPGFRRGKAPRQLIDARFGRGPILEQVVNDMLPSRYQAALEQEEITPLGQPEVDVTKIEDKDYVEFTAEVDVRPEITVPDFADYAVTVPALKVEDGDVDAEIDKLRARFGELKNTERKLKKGDFAVIDLTATIDGEVIDEATTEGLSYEVGSKDLIDGLDKAIKGLKTGEDAEFVAEIQGGEHKGEEATIAVHVQQTKERVLPELDEEFVQMASEFDTVDELRESTKTQVEESKKAEQATAIRDEVLKKALADASFPLPEGVVDEQVHAQLHQLMGQIAHDEAAFNSVLEAQGTTREEFDAEQRSNAEEAVRTQLFLDALAEQESPEVSQQELTDHIMFTAQSYGMDPNQFVQQISQSGQIANLFSDVRRGKALAAAICRVAVTDEDGNKVDPAEYFGEEEDPTAAGNEDTIEVDGDSVTESAED
- a CDS encoding ATP-dependent Clp protease proteolytic subunit, producing the protein MSDHNGLNLSDSVFERLLRERIIFLGSEVNDEIANKLCAQILLLSAEDPTRDISLYINSPGGSVTAGMAIYDTMKYSPCDVATYGMGLAASMGQFLLTAGTPGKRFALPHARILMHQPSAGVGGTAADIAIQAEQFALTKKEMAQLIAEHSGQTYEQITRDSDRDRWFTAEQARDYGLVDHVIETVQTSVGN
- a CDS encoding aldo/keto reductase, which translates into the protein MRTADLIELHDGHHIPQLGVGTYKIDPGITERVVTEAFAAGVRHVDTAAYYNNETQVGHAIARSGVPREDIFVTTKLWNDRHGDPADALRESLDKLGLERVNLYLIHWPCPEQGRYLDAWEKLIELREAGLTDSIGVSNFEPDHLQRIIDATGQTPVVNQIELNPLRQRRELVADCRARGIAIEAWAPLGQGSHTLIDAPAVTAAAHAHRVSAAQVLIRWHLQHGNIIFPGSSNGQHLKDNANVFGFALSDKEMAALDALDGQAA